The DNA segment CCGAACGAAGACGCCGGGGCGGCGCGCGGCGTGCCGACCGTTCTGGTCGTGGACGACGAGCCGCCCGCGCGGCGGCGCCTGCGCGACCTCCTGGAGACCGACGAGCGCGTAGCGGTCGTGGGGGAGGCCGGTGACGGCCTCGGCGCGGTCCGCGAGATCGAGCGCCTGCGGCCAGACATCGTGCTCTTGGACATCCAGATGCCGGAGCTGGACGGATTCGAGGTGCTGGAGGCGCTCGACACCGAGCCCCCGCGGGTGGTCTTCGTGACCGCCTTCGACGAGTTCGCCATCCGCGCGTTCGAGGTGCGGGCGCTGGACTACCTGGTCAAGCCCGCCGATCCCGAGCGGCTGCGCGAGGCGATCGGCCGGGCGCTGGACGCGCTGGCCGGCGCGGGGGAGTCCACCGGGACGCCGCGCGCCGATCTGCCGGTACGCCGCCCGCTCAGCCGCTTCCTGGTGCGGGTGGGGCAGAAGATGCTACTGGTCGCGGCCGACGACGTGGACTGGATCGGCGCCGCCGACAACTACGCAGAGCTGC comes from the Gemmatimonadota bacterium genome and includes:
- a CDS encoding LytTR family DNA-binding domain-containing protein encodes the protein MSGPNEDAGAARGVPTVLVVDDEPPARRRLRDLLETDERVAVVGEAGDGLGAVREIERLRPDIVLLDIQMPELDGFEVLEALDTEPPRVVFVTAFDEFAIRAFEVRALDYLVKPADPERLREAIGRALDALAGAGESTGTPRADLPVRRPLSRFLVRVGQKMLLVAADDVDWIGAADNYAELHAGGRTHLVRGTLSALERRLDPDRFVRVHRSTIVNLEAVRAFEPWSHGDWLIRMRDGEELRLSRRYRDRLEGLIAP